The Agreia sp. COWG nucleotide sequence CGAACGAGTCGAGAGAAGAGTCGAACGACACTGATTGCGCCGGACGCACCCCACGGATGCCCGAGGGCCAAGGCTCCCCCGTCGGCGCACACGCGTGGGTCGACGCGATGATCATCCGCGAGATCGAGCGATCGAAGCACGGCGAGCGTCTGTGCCGAGAAAGCTTCGACGATCTCGACGGCGGCGATCTTCGACATGCTGACATCTGCCTTACGGAGGATACTCCGAACGGCGTCAACAGGCCCGATGCCAGGGAGAGCGGGATCGCACCCGATCGTCACAGAAGCACGCAACGCCAGCCCGGGTGCATCCCGTCGGGAAGAACCGCTAATCATGGCCACAGCCGCGGCTCCATCGCAGATTCGGCAGGAGTTTCCGGCGGTCACCGTACCTTCCGTGCCGTTGTCGGGCTCGGCAAAGAGAGGCATAAATCGAGAGAGCAGACGTGTCGTGGTCTGGCGAGGGCCGTCGTCATGCAGCACGCCCTCGACGGAGACTATCTCGTCGTCGAAAATCCCTCGTTGCTGAGCGATCAGCGCGCGTCGATGGCTCCGCGATGCGTAGTCGTCCTGGGCCACCCTGCTGATATCGAATTTACCGGCAAGAGCCTCGGCCGCAGATCCCATCTCAGGGTCGGGGAATCCGGCCGGTGCGAACGGCGCCCTCGCGTATGGCGAGCCCTCGGCCAGACGAACAGGCGCCGTCGACGCGCTTTCGACGCCTCCGGCGATGCGCATCCGATGGTCACCGGCGCCGATCGCCTCACCCGCCGTGATGATGGCCGAGAGGCCGCTGCCGCATTGACGGTCGAGCCCCATCCCGGGGACGGTCGCGTGGAGCCCGGCAGCCAGCGCGGAGATTCGCCCGATGTTTCCGCCGGGACCCATGCAATTGCCCAGGATCACGTCGGCTACCTCGGCCCTCTGGCCCGTCGCCTGCTCAGCATCGGCGACGCACCGGCGCACGATGGGACCCGCCAGATGCTCGGCGCCCACCTGGGAGAGGCGGCCGCCTCGAACGGCGATGGCGGTTCGGCGAGCAGCGATGATGACGGGGAGGAGGTTCTCAGCCAAGTCGCTGAACTTTCTTATCGAGGACGTCTCGCAGCATCTGCGACCTGGCTGGTTTGTCGGTGCTCGTGCGGGGTATCGCATCGGTCGAGAACCAGAATCGAGGAATGTGTGTCAGTGGTAGGCGGGCGGCAACCCGCTCTCGAAGCTGGGAAGCGGACGGGCGTACGTCGCCTGACGAGAGCAGGAGCACTGCGCAGACCAGAGAACCTGCTCTTTCATGGGGCAGGCCAAAGACCACCGCGTCGGTGATGCCGGTGGTCTCTCGCAAGGCGGCCTCGACTTCGACTGGCATGACGGTCGCTGAGCTGGTGAGAATGGCCCCGTCTGTTCGACCGCGAAGCGTCAATCGGCCAGAAGGGTCGACGTCGACGAGATCTCCGACGGTGACCCAGCCCTCGTCATCGGATCGCAAGGCTCCCAGCTCCCCCAAGTAACCGGACGCCACGTAGTCGGATCGCACCCACAGTTCCCCTCCCTCGATGCGCGTCTGCACTCCAGGGAACGGAAGAAGGCCGAGTCCGTCGTCATCGACGGCGACGAATGACAGTTCAGCTGCTCCGTAATAGCCGATCACCCGGATGCCGAGATCCGTGCTTCGTTGCCTCAAAGCGGCGTCGAGGTGGTCGCCGCCGACGAGCGCCACCCGGATGGTGTGCGGTGCGCCGTCCTCGATCAGCTCGATGATCGCGCGCAGAGATTGTGGAGTGGCATGCACGACGGTAGCGGGCGTGAGGTAGTCGATCGACGAAGACGGCCGACCTGGGAGAAGGATGCTTGCGCCGACTGATCGCGCGTGGGCCACGGCGAAGAGTGACAGTGAGGAAGCCAAGGGTGCCGGCACGAACACGACGTCGTCGCGCGTGAGCGCCAGCAGCTTCGTCACGGCCGCGAACGACGCGGACCACGAAAGCGCCGATCGCAGAATCACGCGGGGTGCTCCGCTGCTGCCCGAGCTGAAACTCGCCCACGCCGTCTCTGCTCCCACGCTCTTCTCCCGGGCGTGTGCGCTGACTGCAGACCAGTACTGCGTGTTCCACCGGCTGTCTCCTACCAGTGGCACTCCCCCAGCATCTCGAACGGCGAGCAGGGCCACGAGCGCATTCGTCGCATCCCGTTCGAGAATGGGATGGATCTTTCCGACCTGCGGGTTGTTGTCGGCCGTGAACCTGCTCACTAGGTCTGTGAGTTCAGTTGGGCTGATCGTTTTCGGTCCATGGATGACCGAGCCGGGCGATGTCACGGGGTCAGGTCCACGGCCACGGGACGCTTCGAACTGATTCTCCGGTCGAAGGCTCGCGGGTACGCGCGCCAGAGCGTGAGCGTGATGACGGTGGCAAGCACGGTTTTGACGATGTCGCCCGCGAGGAAGACCGTACTCGTCAGAGCCGTTTCGGCAAGGGGAAGACGGGTGACGAGAGCCTGTACCGGAATTCCGACAGCGTAGATGACAACGATGCCGCCCGTGACACACGCAGCCGCGGTGCGCCAGGGGCGTGGCCCCCGTGCGCCGATGGACGTCATCGCGCCGATGACGACGACCCCTAAAATCCAGCCGAGCAGATATCCAGCCGATGGTCCGACGAAAACACCCGCACCGCCACGACCGCCAGACAAAAGCGGTAGACCGATCAGCACGAGCGCCTCGAATACGAGCACAGAGGCGGCACCTCGCGATGGGCCGAGAATGGTTCCAGCCAGCATCACTCCCAACGTCTGCAGGGTGATAGGAACTGCACCCCCGAAGACGGGGATCGCGCCAGGTAGGCCGAGAATCGTGATCAGGGCCGCGAAGGCGGCGACCCGCGTCGTATCACGAACTCCCCAGGCGGATTCTCTGATCATCTTCCACTCCTCTTCGTCGCACGGCTCTCGGCTGGCTCGCCGATGGGCGCAACATCTACTACCACGTCACCTGAACGGTGTTCACCTGAACACCGTTCATGTTAGTTGCTAAGATCAACCCACGATGACCATGAACGGCAGCCCTTCGGCAAGATCACAGCGGCATTCCCGACTCGATGTCATCGAGGCCGCGCTGGCCATTCTCGATCAATACGGTCTTGCTGATCTCACGATGCGGCGACTGGCGTTGACACTCAACGTGCAGCCGAGCGCGCTGTATTGGCACTTCGAGAACAAGCAGACTCTGCTTGCGGCCGTGGCGGACCGAATCGTGCGCCGCGCGCACACGCGTCCTCGCGACGAGATCGATTGGGCCTCGGCCGTGCGCTTCGAAGCTGGGGCGCTGCGAGATGCTCTGCTGTCGTTCCGAGACGGTGCCGAGGTCGTTCTGAGTTCGCAGGCGCTTGGTCTCGGCAACGGTGAGGCGCTCACCAGGTTCAGCGCCGCAATCCGGCTGGGTGACTTCGACGATCGCATCGAGAGAGCCGCCGCCGCAGCCTTTCTCCATTTTCTTCTCGGCCATGTCTCTCACGAACAGCAGAGGGTTCAGGCGGACAGCCTGGGCGTAGTCGCTCCCGCGCTCGGTGCACACCCGTCGGATGCGGACGCACGAGCACATTGGGAGCGCGACTCGTTCGACTTCGGTGTGTCCCTGCTCATCGCAGGACTCGCCGCGCGTAGGGAGATCGCCCGCCAGGGTCGGTCGACCGCGCGTCAGGCCAACGAGATGAGGTCGGCGTAGTCCTTGTTCCAGTGATCCTCGACCCCATCGGGCAAGATGAGCACGCGTTCCGGGTTGAGCGCCTCGACGGCACCCTCGTCGTGGCTGACAAGCACAACGGCGCCCTCGTAGTGCGCCAAGGCGTCGAGGATCTCTTCGCGGCTCGCCGGGTCGAGGTTGTTCGTGGGTTCGTCGAGGAGCAAGACGTTAGCGCCAGAGACGACGATCATGGCGAGGGCGAGCCTCGTCTTCTCTCCACCCGATAGCACCCCGGCCAGCTTGTGCGAGTCATCGCCGGTGAATAGGAACGAGCCGAGGACCCGACGGGCCTCCATCTCGGTGATGTTCGGAGACGACGAGACCATGTTCTGCAGCACGCTGCGGGAGACATCGATGGTCTCGTGCTCTTGAGCGTAGTAACCGATGCGCAGGCCGTGGCCCGGCTCGATCTGACCGGTGTCTGGCTTGTCGGCGCCGCCGAGGATGCGCAACAGCGTCGTCTTGCCAGCGCCGTTCAAACCGAGGATCACGACTTTCGACCCGCGGTCGATCGCGAGGTCGACAGCCGCGAAGATCTCGAGTGAGCCGTAGCTCTTCGAGAGGTTGGAGGCCATGAGCGGCGTCCGGCCGCAGGCGGCGGGCGTCGGGAAGCGGAGCTTGGCCACGCGGTCGACCGCGCGCACCTCCTCGAGGCCTGAGAGCATCTTCTCTGCACGGGCCACCATCTGGTGTGCCGCCGCTGCCTTCGATGCCTTGGCGCCGAACTTGGCGGCCTGCAGCTGCAGCACGGATGCCTTCTTCTCGACGTTGACGCGCTCCTTCTTGCGACGCTCCTCGTCGGCCGCGCGCTGGCGCAGGTAGTTCTTCCAGTTCATGTTGTAGACGTCGATGACCTGGCGGTTCGCATCGAGGTAGAAGACGCGGTTGACGGTCTCCCCCACGAGCTCGATATCGTGACTGATCACGATGAATCCACCCGAATAGTTCTTCAAGAACTCTCGCAACCACACGACGGAGTCGGCGTCGAGGTGGTTGGTCGGTTCGTCGAGAATAAGGGTCCGGGCGTCAGAGAACAGGATGCGCGCAAGCTCGATACGACGACGCTGGCCACCGGAGAGGGTCGACAGCGGCTGGTCAAGGATGCGGTCGGGCAGATTCAGGTTGGAGGCGATCGAAGCGGCCTCGGCCTCTGCCGCATAGCCACCGAGCGCGAGGAACCGATCGGTGAGGTTTCCGTACTTCGTCATGCCCGCCTCGCTCACCTTGGGATCGGGGCTGCCCATGTCGGTCGTCGCCTGCTGCATTCCCAGCACCAATTGGCCGAGTCCACGGGCATCGAGGATGCGCGTACGCGCGAGGTCTTCCGGATTTCCGGAACGCGGGTCCTGCGGCAGATAACCGATCTCCCCATTGCGCTCGACTTTGCCGCCGTTGGATGGCTGCTCCCCGGCCAGGACCTTCGTGAGCGTGGTCTTGCCTGCTCCGTTGCGGCCGACGAGTCCGATCTTGTCGCCGTCGGCGACTCGGAACGAGACGTCCTGCATGAGTACCCGTGCGCCGACCCGCAATTCGAGGTCTTGAACATTCAGCACAGGCACAATCCATTTCTTCTCGTACGCTCTCGCGTCGAGTGTTTGGGGGAAGATCTTCAGTATAAAACTCGGGCCACCAGACATTCGTGACCACAGACGAAGGCCCCGATCCGATATCGATACGGTCGGGGCCTGGGTCACTCACATCGTCGGAGGCTGCAGGATGGGGATGCGACTACATAGAGAAGCCGAGGGCCCGCATCATCTCACGGCCATCGTCGGTGATCTTCTCGGGGCCCCACGGCGGCATCCAGACCCAATTGATGCGGAACTGTTCGACGGTTCCGTCGAGAGCCTGCGCTGTTTCCTCCTCGATGACGTCCGTCAGCGGGCATCCCGCACTGGTCAGCGTCATGCTGATGAGGAGCGCATCGTTCTCGTCGTCCCACGCCAAGTCGTAGATGAGACCGAGATCGACGATATTCACGCCAAGCTCGGGGTCCATGACGTCTTTGAGCTTGTCTTCGATCTCGTCGAAGCGTTGCGGGGTCAGCGTGGAGGCCATGGCCTAGGAGCCCACGTTCGCGTCAGCGAGGAAGCGGTCGTATCCCTCGTTCTCGAGTCGCACCGCGAGCTCTGGGCCGCCCTGTTCGACGACCTTGCCGGCCACGAAGACGTGAACGAAGTCGGGGTGGATGTACTTGAGGATGCGGTT carries:
- a CDS encoding ABC-F family ATP-binding cassette domain-containing protein translates to MLNVQDLELRVGARVLMQDVSFRVADGDKIGLVGRNGAGKTTLTKVLAGEQPSNGGKVERNGEIGYLPQDPRSGNPEDLARTRILDARGLGQLVLGMQQATTDMGSPDPKVSEAGMTKYGNLTDRFLALGGYAAEAEAASIASNLNLPDRILDQPLSTLSGGQRRRIELARILFSDARTLILDEPTNHLDADSVVWLREFLKNYSGGFIVISHDIELVGETVNRVFYLDANRQVIDVYNMNWKNYLRQRAADEERRKKERVNVEKKASVLQLQAAKFGAKASKAAAAHQMVARAEKMLSGLEEVRAVDRVAKLRFPTPAACGRTPLMASNLSKSYGSLEIFAAVDLAIDRGSKVVILGLNGAGKTTLLRILGGADKPDTGQIEPGHGLRIGYYAQEHETIDVSRSVLQNMVSSSPNITEMEARRVLGSFLFTGDDSHKLAGVLSGGEKTRLALAMIVVSGANVLLLDEPTNNLDPASREEILDALAHYEGAVVLVSHDEGAVEALNPERVLILPDGVEDHWNKDYADLISLA
- a CDS encoding thiolase family protein gives rise to the protein MAENLLPVIIAARRTAIAVRGGRLSQVGAEHLAGPIVRRCVADAEQATGQRAEVADVILGNCMGPGGNIGRISALAAGLHATVPGMGLDRQCGSGLSAIITAGEAIGAGDHRMRIAGGVESASTAPVRLAEGSPYARAPFAPAGFPDPEMGSAAEALAGKFDISRVAQDDYASRSHRRALIAQQRGIFDDEIVSVEGVLHDDGPRQTTTRLLSRFMPLFAEPDNGTEGTVTAGNSCRICDGAAAVAMISGSSRRDAPGLALRASVTIGCDPALPGIGPVDAVRSILRKADVSMSKIAAVEIVEAFSAQTLAVLRSLDLADDHRVDPRVCADGGALALGHPWGASGAISVVRLFSRLVRQDAPAGTLGLATAAIGGGMGVAAIFEVVR
- a CDS encoding AMP-binding protein, with the protein product MSRFTADNNPQVGKIHPILERDATNALVALLAVRDAGGVPLVGDSRWNTQYWSAVSAHAREKSVGAETAWASFSSGSSGAPRVILRSALSWSASFAAVTKLLALTRDDVVFVPAPLASSLSLFAVAHARSVGASILLPGRPSSSIDYLTPATVVHATPQSLRAIIELIEDGAPHTIRVALVGGDHLDAALRQRSTDLGIRVIGYYGAAELSFVAVDDDGLGLLPFPGVQTRIEGGELWVRSDYVASGYLGELGALRSDDEGWVTVGDLVDVDPSGRLTLRGRTDGAILTSSATVMPVEVEAALRETTGITDAVVFGLPHERAGSLVCAVLLLSSGDVRPSASQLRERVAARLPLTHIPRFWFSTDAIPRTSTDKPARSQMLRDVLDKKVQRLG
- a CDS encoding TetR family transcriptional regulator, whose protein sequence is MTMNGSPSARSQRHSRLDVIEAALAILDQYGLADLTMRRLALTLNVQPSALYWHFENKQTLLAAVADRIVRRAHTRPRDEIDWASAVRFEAGALRDALLSFRDGAEVVLSSQALGLGNGEALTRFSAAIRLGDFDDRIERAAAAAFLHFLLGHVSHEQQRVQADSLGVVAPALGAHPSDADARAHWERDSFDFGVSLLIAGLAARREIARQGRSTARQANEMRSA
- a CDS encoding metal-sulfur cluster assembly factor, giving the protein MASTLTPQRFDEIEDKLKDVMDPELGVNIVDLGLIYDLAWDDENDALLISMTLTSAGCPLTDVIEEETAQALDGTVEQFRINWVWMPPWGPEKITDDGREMMRALGFSM
- a CDS encoding biotin transporter BioY produces the protein MIRESAWGVRDTTRVAAFAALITILGLPGAIPVFGGAVPITLQTLGVMLAGTILGPSRGAASVLVFEALVLIGLPLLSGGRGGAGVFVGPSAGYLLGWILGVVVIGAMTSIGARGPRPWRTAAACVTGGIVVIYAVGIPVQALVTRLPLAETALTSTVFLAGDIVKTVLATVITLTLWRAYPRAFDRRISSKRPVAVDLTP